AACTCATCAAATGTACACTAGTAttgatgtatgtttttttttatttattcacagAATTATAGATTATTTCATGGCATCTATGCAGTCAGACGTTGCGTCACCGTGTTTCTTCTACCGATGTGGCTCACGCATTATGTCATCAAGTACCATGTAGCTGTGAGTATTTCTACATCATGATCCTTTTGATTGACCAATTATAGTTTGTGTTGTGTCCCAACTTAGAATCATTCAAGTCCCAAACAAAGCCTGGGGTATAAATGTTTAGGTCTCGTGGTTCCGACTGAAGTTGGGCCTGGCCCATCTTGACATGCTTGATCTCTTTTGATGCTACAAATCACAGAGtcaataacattttgtttgacaGAAGGAAGGTGAGAAGtatattaaaaaacattacaaaataccAGCATACATTTagaatgttatttttgtatactCTAAAcacctgttttttattttatttatgtaaaGTAAACTTTTGAACACTTAAAATTAAATACCGGGGTTCAAAAACTTGCCTGACCATCGTTCAGGTTCCAGTATTGGACCAGTCAACCCAACACGTACATTGTACAAGCCAAGCAGCAGTAATCTAGTGGTTTTCACACATATACTTATTCAGACTGATTTTTGATAGTAATTGTACCTGTATCTGCCAATGTTGCTGCTCATGGCACATAGACATATCTGAggcatttattttattcctaAAAAACGCCTCGGCTCCTTGGGGAGTTTACATCCTGGGCTGATATGCGTACATTGTACGTGTAGTACCATGATGGAGCAATAATAGtacactaagctaaatcaatacaacaaccacctctgccctcacaggtacccatttacatgtACTCCCTGGTGCACAGtgcagagaagcaattataggcACCAGGTGCCACATTTACATACACCCCCCCCATGACTTACGCACGAGAGCTTGAGACAAGTGCACCATTCGCTCGGCATAACACGCTAAAGGGACAGATTCCAAATCTCCTCAAGGTTcagtaaataatacaaaataatataaacatgCTCAATTGTGTTACAGTACGTCTGATTAGTAGATTATAATCTTAAAACATGATCCTTGATTATTGATTATTTGATCCTTGTTTCTTGTCTTTGCAGACCGTTCCAGGAAGCATTCAAATCCAGAAGGCTCCTATATATCCAGTAAGATTAATTGTTCCATCAATTAACTATTATCAGTTAAATATTGATTTTCCTGTTAACCCCAATTCATTGAAAATCTGCTGACTGTAAAAAGAACTTCAAAccctcaaaatagttgttgctTACCATCAATTTGTCCTGTCTGGCTGCACGTTTCACTACTGTCCAACTCAAATTGAAGacttcactaaaatattaaatcaATGCAGAATCTGGTTCAGATGTACAGTGTTTTCCAATTTAGAAtccatattatttcatttttatccTTGAGTTAATAGTATCTTCAAACTAAACGCAGCATTTCCTGGGTCAATTTCCTAAACATTTCCTGGGTCAATGAACTTTATTACTTTAGGCATGTGTACAAGAAGCAACttaaaataacataatattCTTCCCACTGTACCAATGACACCTTTTCCCCCCAAGCAGCCAAAAATGAGTTTTTGTTAGCCTTGCTAGAAACCCACAGGAAAAGTATTAAGCCAGTTTCCCTTTCATTATTTATTGGCAAAAAACCTTGTGCATGCATTAGATGTGCATGTTATAAATGACATTGCCATAATGCTTAGTTTTGCTTCAAGTCTCAacctctgtttttgtttttattcagggTGATAAGGACAAAGTCAAAGCCTAGAGGGCCATTTTATGCTGTCAACGGTTTCTCCAGTTTGCTGTTAATACATGAATGAGATTTCTTATGAAGATTTTAAAcatttgtgacccactctgtgaaaatgagtcagatgccgcccaatgcattattaagttatggacagtttaatgtggaaaatgaaaaaaataaatatattattttacttgtaattcgtttttcaccaaaaatcgtgtAGTGGcttatttcaaacgggagtGACTCAGCAGCGCGATACACCTCAAAGCTTAGACACACctaattactgctgctgatgtgttctttccagccatgcatataactcaattcttgaaattgcctacatctgaccCATTTTCACAGAGCCGGTCACATTTGGAATTTACTTAAGTTACCATTACAAGAAAGTCAATTTCTTGTGAATGGTGGAAGGACTGTGTTAAGTTTAGAGTGTTCAATACAATCCATCATACAAGGCAGTCAGTGGGAGGTTTATTAATAAGACATGTTTATAAAAGTAGGTCACTTAAGTTTGATCAATTTGTCACACTTCATACTGTAGTTGGCTTAATAATTTAAGTTGGTTCAAAAATAAGCAAGTGTTTTCTGGAGGAAGTATTATAACAAATTGGGACTTAATTCCTTAAGATTGCTTTGTTTCACAGCACACGTATAGGTTCAAGACGGAATTTACTCTCTTTTTTGTTGTGAAACAAGACCTTTTTTAGGTTGTACCAATTAAGCACAAACTACATGTAATGTGCTCACTGCTCCAACTAACTTTCTTCAATGGTCCCATCTGTTCTAATACAACACCAATGTACGCTTAAATGGGGGGGGCTGTCTTGTCtcaatgattttgttgttgttttgcatGATTTATTGGAATGTCTCTTTTCTGAACACTCGAACGGACACAAGTTGAATAATAACAGTAAACATAACTGAGTATTAGAAAATCCATTGTACAGTCTATTGAATTTGTCACCAAGTTAAATTCGGACATTGAATTCTGTTAATCACCTCAATGAAAGAAATCCTCGGAAAAACAAATGTGTATAGAAAATAAATTACATGGGCACTTTTAGGAATCTACCAGTCAAAAGCAATGTATATTGTTATGGTTGGTAATCAGGTGTCACTATACTATGCGATATACTTGTTCAGTAAAGGTATGtttaacagctttttgaaatttcccCTTATTGTTTGCAGTTTGATTTGAATAAATAGTTTATAATGTTAAATCAGAACATTTTGTTGTCGTAAGTACTTGGTTTTCAGAGTATTAAATTTCCTTTTTACAGGGGTGTAACTTAATTTAGGTATGTTGTTTTAGGTAAAAACAATACACCTGTAAGTTGTTTTTCTGGCGCTTTATAAAATTCGTTGCATGATTGGTCGGTGAACCACTTGACTGCAGAGAACAATTAGACTGCTTGATGCAGCTCAAGTCAATACCCAAACTGCCTAaaagatgtttaatttgcatcggggataaagaatattaatttttggggtttttacccatatacaccgatgtgtgtagcactgtatactcggtactttcccgagtcctgtgaaaaaaatcacaggcattttactcgggtgggattcgaacccacgacctttgcaattctagagcaggcTTGTTAAGATGACATCtgttttcaggcaaatttgagCCTTGACAAAAAAGTAGGGAAACTCATTCAGATTTCCAAGGACTTATTACATTTGTACTAATGGTTTCCATAGAGCCTTTGATTGAAACTaattaaacaataatttaattgattttagTAAGCGGAACAAAACTTAAATAAACACATTGGAATTTCAATATACACTGTGAAGTGTTTACTCTATGTGCGTCTCCAAGAAGACAAAAATCCTCACATGGAGAATTTTGAATTGAGacccatatacatgtagcaagtTCCAAAGTTTGTACAAGACCGCTCAACCACGAACTCTGAAAGTGATGCAGTGTGCAGGAAAACACTTGCAGAGCCTCTTTTCTagacgataagtgcactggattcGTTTACTTTCAATACAGAACACAATATACCATTGGTTCAAGCCCATCCAAAAGACAAAGCAGTAAAGTGTCTGGCTCAAAGACAGAAGTACCAGGACTTTGACTGGAAGCCAAACTCGCACAACACCAGTACTTGTGCCTAATGTGCAAGGGCACTTGAACAAGACTCTTAAAAAGAAAGCCACAGAAGCGAACAAAAAGTGGTACATATTTACAAAAGATCTttatttgttgtacatgtaccttattTACAAAGGTCAGTATAAAACTTACAAGGCATTCAATTATCttttaacaaaatgtacaattcaTTTACAAAAGGCActctttttatgttttttaaagaaatgtacACGGGATAAATGGTTACTTCTATAACGGACAGTGGACGGAATTTAAACAAGGAAGAACAACGATATTATAAAAGTTAAGTGtgctgtgtacatgtatacagctcATTATGGACAGTGAGAGCAAAAGGTAACATTACTGTAAATATGTTATATTGCTGAATGTTAAAGCAGAAATGACAATGAAAACAGTTGTTATTATCCAAATAATGTTTGAGTGTGGTGAAAATACCCAGTAAAAACTGGCCAGATATTTTGAACAATGTTCTTGTAAGTACATGTGGTAACTGACCCCCAAACTAAAAAAGGCACGCAGAAATACTTTTAAGGAAATGTACACTTGAGCCTGTCATTTCCATTTTTCCCCcttaaaaaagaacaaataaaacaagtcTTGCTCTGTTTCACAAGCACTAATATTTATCTTAAGATAAGctatagtgatttgtattgtgacatcacactgtgCTTAGTAATTGATCCACAGACCAGCTGCCGCTACTGCTGCTAAGATCAATCTTGGACCTTTGAGAAATCATCCCCTGGACCAGTAACACATTTTGCGTGACGATACATGTGGGCTAGTCATGCTAGTTGGGAGTTTCTTTAAACTCAAGTCAGTTCTGTCAACTTGAAATCTTAACATGAAATGAACGAACGTCCATAGATGTTATAACAATCTTGGGGTGCTTTATCTCTTTGTCTACTTGTTCTTTAGCTTTACTTGAGCTGGCATTATTTTGATGAGCTTCTCATCTTTTTGTCTGGAGCTCGCTGTTCACCGTCTGCTTGATGAGCTCTTCCAGTTTTTCTATCTGCGAtgagtgaaaacaaaatgaaatccATTTATAAATCAATAAAGGAAGTTGTTAATGACAGATTgtgaaaaagacaaaaaacagttttcattaaaaaactCAGACATTTTTTTGATCATTAATTGTAACATTCATTGTTTCATTCATTTAACCTAACAAAACAATTTGCAGCAAGAAGATAAAACAGcaactataaaacaaaaaaagataaaaataacagaaaaagaTGAAATCACATCTTTTCGACTAATCTGCTTCATCAAATCATATGAAGTTAGCAGATTTGAGCTCTGAAATATTGAATCCATTGTAAAAATATTCCCACAACCTCCTAGCCAAAGTATTGTTCACCATGGTCACAGGGCAAAGTAAGACAGCCTGATTTCAGATCTTGGTTACAAGCCTCCCCCTTCAACCCCACCCACATCATCCTCATATCCAGCACATATTGACCACATCTTATCCTTCTCTGAATACCCTGAAACATCATGCTTTGTGACAATCATGACAATTGCAAGAAATTAGACATggacaaaacaattttgtataaaagctGATAAACTTTTACTTGAATCACTTTCTGCAATCTCTTATCAAATGCTTCACACCGATGAATTTACCTGATTGTCTTCAACTGGTGGCATATTCCTCAGTTGGAAAACTGACACTTGACCCTCGCTATCGCCAACTAGAATACACTGTGGATTTATAAACAGATTCAAATCAGTGGAATTAATGCATTTATGTTTAGAGTGTCCAGCTTTCAACTTGGTAAGTTAGTCATTATTATGTAGAGgaccaaaatataatagaaTAGAAGAATAGAACAGCAATTTGTTTGCAATCTTAAAATAAAAGTGGTTGGATTTAAATACACTCaaaaacaacagtaaaaatctaaaaactacaatacaaattatttaaCTGCAAAAGCAGATGAAACGCAAGTGAAAAACTAGGCAAAAAACATATGAGGACAATGGGCACGAAAACTACAACTAGACGTTTTACTTTTTTCAAGAGATGTGAACATTTATACTTACATTTGAGTTGAGAGCAAATTGAAGGCATGACAGCTTTACTCCTGGTGCTGGTACGTTGACAATGATTGGATCTAACCTATAATggcagcaaaaaaaacaaaatcaatcttggttctttaaaaaaaggattTGGAATAGTTGTGGTAGAGTTTATATACCAGTGTTTGTAAAAGTCTTGTGTGTTTtaatattcattcattcatacattcattcaaacttacatttattttcataattCATCATAttcatgaaaacagtacaagtactttttttaatggaataaccaataaacaaagctattttatgaggcagagaaaaacaaataaatagagtatggaggcatcatctggaagccgaggcttatgtagggatgtctggggacagacaataaaTGGGGACAAGaacgtacatacatgtacatgacatatTTGATAGGAACAACAAGGTCTCCCTGCACTGGGTAATTCTAAAGAGATGGGTGTTCCAGAGGGGAATGTTTATGTACACATCATATGGAGGAATATAAAGCAAAGGAACATACAATAAGTCTGGTACACATCATATGGGGGAATATAAAGCAAAGGAACATACAATAAGTCTGGTACACATCATATAGGGGAAGCAACAAACATAGAAACACTCAATACTAGCGCCGCTACGGGTTGGATTGGGGGTTGGAGGAGTTCAAGTGGAGTGGATAAGAGACTTACATGTTTATACTGAGATCCCATAtctcaacagcgccctcattgacACATCCAAATACAGTCGCTGAGTTTGGAGACCACGACACATCCATGACTGCTTTCTGAATCCATCaagaataataaaaatgataacaatGTGAAGGttcaaacaaaattcacaagatTCTCAATTGCTCTTGATTTCATACCAGAACAACaagaagtaggatttgaaacgttgcatggtggaagtgTACCTATcaagagaggtttgcagtaacactatgtgaatatctcttttgagtagtgtaatgttggttctgaaattGATcagaagaagacgatcagagtattctgattgaaacgttgattCGTTAACCACTggcttcttttcagaaccaacacttcttacagattttcacatggtgttgtAATACCTCTCTTAGcagaacaacaacaataaataatacTAGATAAGCCCCTACCGTTGAGGAGAAACAGTTGAGAACAGGTTGCTGTCGGTCTTGTACCCAGAGTCTCATACTCCAGTCAGCACTACAGCTAATAAATACATCAGGTAGGAATGGTGACCACTCTATCTTGTAGACTGGTCCCTGTGGGTGACAGAGGTCAAATATGAATACAAAAATCAGttaaaattatgcaaatttaatcCATGTTTTTGTTGCTGGTAAGTTTGATTGTAAAACAGCGATGAGAGTCACAAGAAAATGGTAATGAATAATATACTTATGTGTTTCCACTGTGCTCAAACATTGAGTTTTACAAGCGAGAtcaaaacaaactattttactcatttctcaaaaactacagcacttcaacAAAGCAatttcagaatttgttttccaccatgaccatcttGTAACCATGTAAGTTAAATGCGCAAATCTGTGATTTTAAATCTTACTAATGTTGTATAAGTTCTAAAGTTCCCTGAATGTTCAAGCAATATTATTGTACTGATTCTGGTTTCATCAAAATGGTGTCTGACTATTTGTTATCCTTTGATTCTCAGATCAGTTTCCTTTGATTTGAATGATTCAAGTAAGACTAAAATGGTGAACTCACCGTGTGACCGAAGTAAGTGTCTAAATATTGCTCATTGTAAGAACAAGAACATTTATGAATGTGCCCTTCCTCTGTTCCTGCCAAGTAGCTGAAGcaaaaaggaaacaaagaaagattattaaaaacatttggtTTGTAAATTAggatgattttcttttttattgcTATGAGTCTACAGTCAGAAGCCACAAAGAactgggtttcacaaagagccaagattgaAGTGCCTTCTAAATGGATTCGCATTATGATGTTATTAgttttcatacagtaagcagCGGAAGGTTAGCAATCCTTTTCATGTGATTACGGTAAGCAGTGCAAAGAAATGGGAACTCATATAAGAGACCAAGAGGACATTAACCAGACCAAGCATGACAGTAAGAAGGTGTATCATTTTTCAGATGTAGATTGGAGCAAGTTAATAAAGTACCTTAAAAGTGAGAAAGATAATTTTAAATTACACGGCAGCCATTGAAGACGATAAAGTTATGCTGTGATGTGGCCATATTTCCTTGGTTCCAGTAATTATGCAATGAACTGACTGGTGTTATTTGGTCCTAACAGTTGGGATATGACTGTTGAGGTTCAGTAGAATGGAGTCTTTAGGAGGATATGGGAGAGTCTTCTTCCAAGAATGGAATCTTGCCTTCCTCATTACTACTCACATACCGCGATAATTACGTTCTAGTAATTAGGCAATGAACTGACTGGTGTTATTTGGTCCTAACAGTTGGGATATGACTGTTGAGGTTCAGTAGAATGGAGTCTTTAGGAGGATATGGGGGAGTCTTCTTTCCAGAATACTTATAGGGGTCACCCTTATAAACTCTTGCCTTCTTATTACTACTCACATGCTGAGATCCTTGGGATTGAAATCAAAACACATCCCTGAAGCTTGACGTGAGATGAAACCTTCACTCTTTCCTTCTTTGCCGTCTTTCTGTTTCTTACTAGCCTTGGCTACCCTCTTTAACTTCATCAGGTCCGAACACTCAAATCCCtgaacacaaataaaaacagcCAAGGATTTCATACCAATTTGTTTTACACTTTTTATCAATGAGGGTTTAATCAAATGGCTACAAATGCTGTAAAAAAATGCCTGCTAATGAGAGTAGTTGCTTCTTATATGTTCTCATATCCAtaacttcaacattcagtatctTCATCATGCTGGTTTTAGATTTGATTACCTTTCTGATTTGCCATTGTGTGACgatcgtcactcagtgacatttaaggcgcttcaacattcagtattttcatCACACTGTTATAAGATTTGATTACCTTTCTGATTTGCCATTGTGTGACTCGTCCATCAGTGGAGATTGAGATGAGAAGTTCCCCCCTCTCCTCACCAGATGACGCCCCCTTCTCTTTATCGATCCATTTCAGCTGCCAGACGGGTGCAGCATGCTTACCGTGGCTCTCACTGAAAACAAGTATTTAAATCATAATTAAGCAAACTTACTTAACCCTTCAAGACTGACTGTAGAATGCTGATTCAGGCGACAGCAAGTTTGTACTAAAatgcaaaatacaaaatatccAAAGTGACTGCAAGAAGTTTGCACCAAATTCCCAACTTGAGTGGTCACAAGCAACTCTTGTACTAAAATGATGCAAACGACTTTAAGATTTGACCTGTTTGATTTGTCAGTGCACATGTAAATATTACAACCTGAACTGGTATCTATTTTCCTAAGTTAATTGTACTTACTAGCTATCAAGTACTGGAGCACTGTTGTTACTTCTAACATTGTAGATGGCTACCATACCATTGTACATACCAAcctagaaataaaacaaacatgctGTAAATTCTACAACAAAAAGCAGAAGAATTAAACGGTAGACGGGATACGAGacgatgtttttgttttcttctgtccACAATTTCACTGacctacaattttgtttaatgctAAAACACATGAGAAAACCTCTCAAACTGATGTATGTTGTTCTATGTTTTTCAGCTTTCTATTCTATaaagacaacaaaaacaagaaaacatttgtaaataactgaagAGATGTGTGTCagctttttaaattgttgttgtcTAAAAGATAATGCAAGTTCCTAGCTGAATAAGAATGACTTACTGCGAGAAGGTTTGGGTTTGCTGAAGAGAAATCCATAGCTGTTACTCCAGACTCACATTGGAACACTCTCTCTGGATACTGAGgaggaaacaaataaacaaacaggaTTAGTCAAGTCCCTGTGTGTGTTGTGAAATGCACACAAGAATCCAGTTACATCGTTCTGttcagagaaggggttcacccaagtgtttctggcagtggctaaTGAGTGCCcctcagcaccttgtaaacccgaTAAGATGCTATCaaatcaaaaaacaaataatgtctgAAAACTGTTCCCCTTGCTCAAGTGCTTTCAGTGCCTActtggtagatacatgtacatgcgctatataaggattcattttaaaatatgATTTCATAATACCAAAGGTAAAATCAAACTCATCAAAACATACATGCCTCAGTTTTTAGTTTCACTGCCCTATGTATAGTCACAATACACAACCAATTACATTAGTAGGGAGCAGGGCTCGAATTTAGGGGTCAAATCAACAATACCACAAGGCTAACATGTTTAGGTTACAATATTTGCTGGACCAGAATTTATTATACAAGAAACTAAATAATTTTCTTACCTCAGGGTTTTTGAGCGACCAGCAGCAGGCCAGACCTCCCTTCTGTTCTGTAAATCCAAACTGACTGTACCCAACAGCAAGGAGATCCTGCAAGACAAAAGGTGTTgatataataaacaaataaaaaataaaaacacaccagAGATCAGCAGATGATAAGGGGCCAATGTCAATGTAAAGAGAAGAAAAAGCAGGAGCAGAAGCAAGGAATTCCTTGCTAACATCAAGCATATTTCGCGAATTAGCAGGGGATTTTTGCGTGCCTGTGCGTACTCCATGTGAATAGGTTTTCTTctcttacacagctagtgcggAAATTCGGCGCTTaaacagtaagcagagaatggtgattgtaagtgcagaattcggcggtaagcagtcatgaaattgggcccagatgaaaAGACAGAGTTGTCAAACCTTTTCTGGTGCTACTTCAAAAATGACTAGAAAATCCCGACAAGAATTCATCACCATCTTTGATTTACACCAATTCCTTGGGTCTGTTCAGCAGATTATTGGTGCACAAGACAGTCTTTGGAATCTGGTTATGGAATCTTGTTTAGCAGTGCACTGAAGTAAACGCAAACATTGTGGATTTTCTCAGGTCTCTACGGGCTTGAAGTAAAAGAGATGAtctttaaaagtttaaaagtaTTTGCCTttttaacatttacaaaatCAGTAATTGTTCATTATTGCAAGTCATACTTACTTTGTTGTGGTTATTCCAAGACATACAGCTAACGTTACGTCCTTTGGTGAGATTGCAGGTATAGGCCCAAAGTCTGTCTAGATTGGGTCCAAGCTGCGCAATATTAACAGCTCCAGAGGTTGTACTGCCCTCGGCTGGTTCTTCTTCTACGATGCGGTCAATATCTACAGGAAGCAACACGAGAAATTgagctttaaacaaatatttcacaCGACACTCAGGCTTGAACTTCGCTTTTCAAGGGGCAGATCAATTTCCCTTCAGTAAGGGTCActtttatgaggaaaatgttgTAAGAgaaccttgcacagggcaccacagcaattacactgtgggtgctgtgggttaagTAAGAgaaccttgcacagggcaccacagcaactaCACTGTGGGTGATGTGGGTTAAGTAAGAgaaccttgcacagggcaccacagcaactaCACTGTGGGTGATGTGGGTTAAGTAAGAgaaccttgcacagggcaccacagcaactaCACTGTGGGTGATGTCATGGATGTGGGTTAAGTAAGAgaaccttgcacagggcaccacagcaactaCACTGTGGGTGATGTGGGTTAAGTAAGAgaaccttgcacagggcaccacagcaactacactgtgggtgctgtgggttaagTAAGAgaaccttgcacagggcaccacagcaactacactgtgggtgctgtgggttaagTAAGAgaaccttgcacagggcaccacagcaactaCACTGTGGGTGATGTGGGTTAAGTAAGAgaaccttgcacagggcaccacagcaactacactgtgggtgctgtgggttaagTAAGAGAactttgcacagggcaccacagcaactacactgtgggtgctgtgggttaagTAAGAgaaccttgcacagggcaccacagcaactaCACTGTGGGTGATGTGGGTTAAGTAAGAGAactttgcacagggcaccacagcaactacactgtgggtgctgtgggttaagTAAGAgaaccttgcacagggcaccacggcaactacactgtgggtgctgtgggttaagTAAGAgaaccttgcacagggcaccacagcaactaCACTGTGGGTGATGTGGGTTAAGTAAGAgaaccttgcacagggcaccacagcaactaCACTGTGGGTGATGTGGGTTAAGTAAGAgaaccttgcacagggcaccacagcaactacactgtgggtgctgtgggttaagTAAGAGAAcattgcacagggcaccacagcaactacactgtgggttatttttaggcccagccaaaattccatggtACTGAACCAAGCAGAGAATGTTTTGCTTACATTGCCCTGCTAATCTGAGGAGCTCTAATCATGTCTAAGTGCAGGGATTGTGCAGTATGCAGCACCATAAAGATTGGTGCATAAACActgttttcattgtttatttCTTTACTAATACGTAAAGACATAAACATTGACAGTGGTGATGAACCAAACCATCTCTTCTATATGAGCCATTAATGGCTCTGAGAAGAGATGGTTTGAACTGGATGGTGAACCTACATAGGCTGAGAAAACACCAAACTCCTTGGACCACTGCAAAACAAGTTACGTCACTAGtcgtaaagaaaacaaactatCAAGGTATTTTTAAACTTACCGGGTAAGATAGGCAGCCCTCTGTATGAAGCCTGCTTAGGTTGAAAGTTATTAAGAGTAACAACTCTCTCCATAACAAACAGATGCTTCTTTAGTGAGTCAGACTAAAGAAAAAATGACAATGTAAGAAAATGTTTATACCAAATGTGAGTAGCAATACTGATGATAATGAGAGTCAAGCTGGCAGCAATTTTTAAGCTGCGTAAGCAGACACAatctctgggcccaatttcatgtctctGTAAGCAAAGATTATTTTGTGCACTTGCACACTCTTTGTTACAAGGCATTCTTTACTacaaggcattctttgcttaaacagctagcccagcagagaatggtgatcgtaagcgcagaggtCTGCTGTAAGAAAaatcatgaaactgggccctaaaATTTCTCAATTTCGATACAAATCATCTGAGATATGAATAGAGACTGACCTGTAAGATGGCTGCATCTGAAACTGTTGCCGAGTCTGATAACCCTGCTGTATCTTTAGCTGATTGTGCATCTCCTTCTGAATCTGCCACTGAGCTTGCCATTAGGCTGGTTCGACTCTCACCTGTGACGTAAGATTAAATCAAAacatttataatatcaacattcCACACTTACTGCCCACAGAATGGCAAGTTTTATGTGTACATTGTATGAGGGTTTACTCTAATGTCTAAGCCTTTTCAATGACAAATATGTAGAACCACTTGTCTTTTTCACTTGGTCATATTGAAGCTTTTTCAAGGAAATTCCTCTCCACAAAACTTATTTAAGCTGGTATTTTAatccaaaggtgtacagtgatTTTTAAGCCAAATGAATAGTCTGTGCATGGAAGCAA
The sequence above is drawn from the Asterias amurensis chromosome 13, ASM3211899v1 genome and encodes:
- the LOC139945788 gene encoding dynein axonemal intermediate chain 4-like, producing the protein MSTGKAKPGVLKVPGAVPAGANRSKLLTSQLSQSRLNAKDRSVTVGVASRTTLNSSSRKSQVALDNKVGHGLGGKINTMIQVFDEQGSDVTPQPLLIVDPNAVKHTQSKIFGSGGDSSGGTPTDLMSQASIYQTGGNTSFAGPFTRSVFGTSMTQSSRSAESFTDEFAEPAAATDIVSGLGDVHTERNIEKELLTEEDLDKVVSINLSETDTIWMLDLPGICLSAESDEAAKVKERNEKYKELCKSRDGNDRYAERGMQTFNEQPKNKEVQSTKITHVDCGITATTWDMYDTFEELDAGDTKVDGEDTIEEEISGESSKSTAKTATSSAEQTTQGSLNATRTSESRTSLMASSVADSEGDAQSAKDTAGLSDSATVSDAAILQSDSLKKHLFVMERVVTLNNFQPKQASYRGLPILPDIDRIVEEEPAEGSTTSGAVNIAQLGPNLDRLWAYTCNLTKGRNVSCMSWNNHNKDLLAVGYSQFGFTEQKGGLACCWSLKNPEYPERVFQCESGVTAMDFSSANPNLLAVGMYNGMVAIYNVRSNNSAPVLDSYESHGKHAAPVWQLKWIDKEKGASSGEERGELLISISTDGRVTQWQIRKGFECSDLMKLKRVAKASKKQKDGKEGKSEGFISRQASGMCFDFNPKDLSIYLAGTEEGHIHKCSCSYNEQYLDTYFGHTGPVYKIEWSPFLPDVFISCSADWSMRLWVQDRQQPVLNCFSSTKAVMDVSWSPNSATVFGCVNEGAVEIWDLSINMLDPIIVNVPAPGVKLSCLQFALNSNCILVGDSEGQVSVFQLRNMPPVEDNQIEKLEELIKQTVNSELQTKR